From Alteromonas sp. RKMC-009, one genomic window encodes:
- a CDS encoding DNA polymerase, translating to MENLQNIPSTGSTYAKLVKKCFKAPKGWVFMGADFASLEDRISALTTKDPEKLKVYTDGYDGHCLRAYGYFGDQMPDIDPTSVESINSIAQKYKALRQKSKSPTFLLTYGGTYHGLMGLGLPEQEAKQIEQNYHRMYSHSDAWVQSKIDEAAKVGYVEVAFGLRVRTPIIKQCLMNNRRTPYEAKKEGRTAGNALGQSYGMLNNRAGIDLQERTFDSEHRYDILPFAHIHDAQYFMVRDDIEVVEWLNHNLVECMEWQELPDIQHDSVGLGGELSLFHPNWAEEIPLPNGASQEEIKHTIKESMS from the coding sequence ATAGAGAATCTACAGAACATTCCGTCTACTGGCTCTACGTATGCCAAGCTGGTTAAGAAGTGTTTCAAAGCACCTAAAGGCTGGGTATTCATGGGAGCAGACTTTGCTTCTCTGGAAGACCGTATATCGGCCCTGACGACTAAAGATCCTGAGAAGCTGAAGGTGTATACCGATGGCTACGATGGTCACTGCCTACGGGCATACGGGTACTTTGGAGATCAAATGCCGGACATAGACCCGACTTCGGTTGAGTCGATTAACAGCATTGCCCAGAAGTACAAAGCACTTCGCCAGAAATCCAAGTCACCAACATTCCTGCTTACCTACGGCGGGACGTATCACGGTTTAATGGGCCTTGGTCTGCCTGAGCAGGAAGCCAAGCAAATTGAACAGAACTACCACCGGATGTACAGCCATTCAGATGCCTGGGTTCAATCCAAGATAGATGAAGCGGCTAAAGTCGGTTATGTAGAGGTGGCTTTTGGCCTTCGGGTACGTACTCCTATCATTAAGCAATGCCTGATGAATAACCGGAGAACGCCCTACGAGGCCAAGAAAGAAGGACGTACCGCAGGTAATGCGCTTGGTCAGTCATACGGTATGTTGAATAACCGTGCCGGCATTGATTTGCAGGAACGCACATTCGATTCTGAACACCGCTATGACATTCTTCCTTTCGCTCATATCCACGATGCCCAGTACTTTATGGTACGGGACGACATTGAGGTTGTTGAGTGGCTGAACCATAACTTAGTGGAGTGCATGGAGTGGCAGGAACTGCCTGACATTCAACATGACTCGGTAGGACTGGGCGGCGAGTTGTCGCTGTTTCATCCTAACTGGGCCGAAGAAATTCCACTACCTAATGGCGCAAGTCAGGAAGAAATTAAACACACTATCAAAGAATCAATGTCCTGA
- a CDS encoding HNH endonuclease: protein MLNVKQVKETGMPIPGYENLYEVSSLGRVSNYRKIMKTYSINSGYQAVKLSKDGKKKSFLVHRLIATAFVPNPENKPVVNHIDGNKLNNAASNLEWVTTAENLQHARDTGLKTYNNPSTGLKLGTKSKYRNVTWDKSKNKWQAVVRHNGKNHFLKRFDSEEDAALHVNWILDQLQLHDRPRNIV, encoded by the coding sequence GTGCTAAATGTTAAACAAGTGAAAGAAACCGGAATGCCTATTCCCGGTTATGAAAATCTGTATGAAGTATCCTCACTAGGAAGGGTAAGTAACTACAGAAAGATAATGAAAACTTATTCAATAAACTCAGGTTATCAAGCAGTTAAGTTATCTAAAGACGGCAAAAAGAAATCCTTTCTTGTTCACCGGCTTATAGCAACTGCATTTGTACCAAACCCTGAGAACAAGCCTGTGGTAAACCATATAGACGGCAACAAGCTGAATAACGCAGCAAGTAACCTTGAATGGGTAACTACAGCAGAGAACCTACAACACGCCAGGGATACAGGATTAAAAACCTATAACAACCCTTCTACTGGGTTGAAATTAGGGACGAAATCCAAGTACCGAAATGTGACGTGGGACAAGTCAAAGAATAAGTGGCAAGCGGTTGTCCGTCATAATGGTAAGAATCATTTCCTTAAACGATTCGACTCAGAAGAAGATGCGGCACTCCATGTAAATTGGATACTGGATCAACTTCAACTGCATGACAGACCTCGCAACATTGTTTAA
- a CDS encoding DNA polymerase, giving the protein MQHIIFRESESYEVALLIKSQSFNDTALRRYYYMPLKDRGFKANIICFDLIYGPKAKCPVSLQKDYLKDLLPILKEQGVKYIYCADGNYFKTLTKERKAEPHHGYCLPCAIEGYTDMQVILGVNHAAMFYNPDLQEKLDMGLDTLASVLKGTYAEIGGNIIHNARYVRDESDVYTVLQELKEYPELTCDTETLSLKFWETGIVTIGFAWDQHNGVVIWCDDYEKANHKIRQLLRGFFFTYRGTLIYHNANYDMKIIINTLFMDNLLDEVGKQQGIEILTRSFHDTKLISYLATNSTAGNKLGLKDQSHEFAGNFAEDVSDIRLLSKEDLEVYQLKDCLSTWYVFNKHFQTLIQDKQLEIYEGIFKPSVKLILQMELTGMPVDMDMVKEARKVLEAKIAECVSVIQGHTDVEQFTYLLREQEMNKANAKLKKKVKPLSDFDYVEFNPNSNPQMQQFFYEYLQYPVVDKTDSGAPATGGDTLMKLYGMTEREDLKELIQTIVDFFDADKILGTFIKAFEGSVLKDDGHYYLHGNFNLGGTVSGRLSSSGP; this is encoded by the coding sequence ATGCAACATATTATCTTCCGTGAAAGCGAATCGTACGAAGTGGCCTTACTCATTAAGAGCCAGTCATTTAACGATACGGCTTTACGGCGATACTATTACATGCCGCTGAAGGACCGAGGATTCAAAGCAAACATTATTTGTTTCGACCTTATCTACGGTCCCAAAGCGAAATGTCCGGTGTCCTTGCAGAAGGACTACCTGAAAGATCTGCTACCTATTTTGAAGGAACAAGGCGTTAAGTACATTTACTGTGCTGACGGTAACTACTTCAAAACGCTCACCAAGGAACGGAAAGCCGAACCGCACCACGGGTACTGCCTGCCCTGTGCAATTGAAGGTTATACGGATATGCAGGTCATCCTTGGCGTTAACCACGCCGCGATGTTCTATAACCCCGATCTACAAGAAAAACTGGATATGGGCCTTGATACCCTTGCGTCTGTTCTGAAAGGAACGTATGCAGAGATAGGCGGCAACATTATCCACAACGCCCGATATGTACGGGATGAAAGTGATGTGTACACGGTGCTGCAGGAACTCAAGGAATACCCTGAATTAACCTGTGATACAGAAACGCTGTCACTGAAGTTCTGGGAAACAGGTATTGTCACTATTGGCTTTGCCTGGGACCAACATAACGGGGTGGTAATCTGGTGTGACGATTACGAAAAGGCGAACCACAAGATCCGACAATTGCTACGTGGATTCTTCTTTACGTACCGTGGCACGTTGATTTACCACAACGCCAACTACGACATGAAGATCATCATAAATACACTGTTTATGGATAATCTTCTGGACGAAGTAGGCAAACAACAAGGTATCGAGATACTGACCCGCTCATTCCACGATACCAAGTTAATCAGTTATCTGGCCACCAACAGTACAGCAGGAAATAAGCTAGGTTTAAAAGACCAGTCACATGAGTTCGCCGGCAACTTTGCCGAGGATGTAAGTGATATCCGGTTACTCTCTAAAGAGGACTTGGAGGTCTACCAGCTGAAAGACTGTCTATCTACCTGGTACGTATTCAATAAGCACTTCCAGACCCTAATCCAGGATAAGCAGCTGGAGATTTACGAAGGCATCTTTAAGCCCTCTGTAAAACTCATTCTGCAGATGGAATTAACCGGTATGCCGGTTGATATGGATATGGTGAAAGAAGCGCGTAAGGTACTTGAAGCCAAGATCGCTGAGTGTGTTTCTGTCATTCAGGGCCACACGGACGTTGAGCAATTTACTTATCTTCTGCGTGAGCAGGAAATGAATAAGGCCAACGCCAAACTGAAGAAGAAAGTGAAACCGCTTTCTGACTTCGATTACGTAGAGTTCAATCCCAACTCCAACCCGCAGATGCAGCAGTTCTTTTATGAGTACTTGCAGTATCCGGTGGTGGATAAGACAGACTCAGGTGCGCCCGCCACAGGCGGCGACACCCTGATGAAGTTGTACGGGATGACAGAGCGTGAGGACTTGAAGGAACTGATCCAGACCATTGTTGACTTCTTTGATGCCGACAAAATACTGGGTACGTTCATCAAAGCCTTTGAAGGCTCTGTACTGAAAGATGACGGACATTACTATCTGCACGGTAACTTTAACCTGGGCGGCACGGTTTCCGGGCGGTTGAGTTCTTCGGGACCTTAA
- a CDS encoding ATP-dependent DNA helicase: MNITLNEDQKKAKNAFIAFLLNPEQQEFVIEGFAGTGKTTLIKYMIGALDALRKSTELLGQKIPEFEEIAVTATTRKAATVLADSMNTDPLTIHSYLGLVLKNNYRTGEQELTLGRGAAPKENSLIIIDEASFIDNELKEYIQDLTYGCKVVYMGDPCQLISVNTDISPIFGQGIPTAKLRQIMRHDGPISDISALYRNTVETKIFKPFVCDGTAVRHVNGPTFQSEIDAAFTSAQYKADNSCKVLAWRNDRVSEYNEYIADERGIHEPYPAGEYLITNKPIISAKQEVMYSTDKPVLIERSTPSVLADVEGYDVTLSCGFTMFCPTERWKVKQLLRRMAKEKEWKSYFEIKDFWGDLRPAYASTVHKSQGSTYEKVFIDLTDLGYCQNPDDVARLLYVAVSRASKEVVMCGELPQRYLTGDFNEYPESA; this comes from the coding sequence ATGAATATCACATTAAATGAAGACCAGAAGAAGGCAAAGAATGCCTTTATCGCCTTCCTGTTAAATCCTGAACAACAAGAGTTTGTCATTGAAGGGTTCGCCGGCACAGGCAAGACAACCCTGATCAAGTATATGATTGGTGCGTTGGATGCCTTACGTAAAAGTACTGAACTACTGGGCCAGAAGATCCCTGAGTTTGAGGAAATCGCGGTAACAGCTACCACACGCAAAGCGGCCACCGTACTTGCTGACAGCATGAACACTGACCCGCTGACTATCCACAGCTATCTGGGACTGGTTTTGAAGAATAACTACAGAACCGGAGAGCAGGAACTGACCCTGGGGCGTGGTGCAGCACCTAAAGAGAACTCTTTGATCATCATTGATGAAGCCAGCTTCATTGATAACGAATTGAAAGAGTACATCCAAGACCTGACTTACGGCTGTAAAGTCGTATACATGGGTGACCCGTGCCAGCTAATCAGCGTGAACACCGATATAAGCCCTATCTTCGGACAAGGTATACCAACGGCCAAGTTACGTCAGATCATGCGGCACGATGGCCCTATCAGTGATATTTCGGCACTTTACCGTAACACGGTAGAAACCAAAATCTTCAAACCGTTCGTTTGTGACGGTACAGCAGTAAGACACGTCAATGGCCCGACATTTCAGTCTGAGATTGATGCTGCCTTTACGTCTGCACAGTACAAGGCAGATAACAGCTGCAAGGTACTGGCATGGCGTAATGACCGTGTATCTGAGTACAACGAGTACATTGCTGATGAACGGGGCATTCATGAGCCGTATCCTGCAGGTGAATACCTGATCACGAACAAACCCATTATCTCAGCCAAACAGGAAGTGATGTACAGCACAGATAAGCCGGTGCTTATCGAACGCTCTACACCGTCTGTACTTGCCGATGTCGAAGGCTATGACGTAACACTGAGTTGCGGTTTCACCATGTTCTGTCCTACAGAACGGTGGAAAGTGAAGCAGCTGCTTCGCCGTATGGCGAAAGAGAAAGAGTGGAAATCATACTTTGAAATTAAAGATTTCTGGGGCGATCTCCGTCCGGCCTACGCATCTACCGTGCACAAATCACAAGGCTCAACCTACGAAAAAGTATTCATCGACTTAACCGATCTGGGTTACTGCCAGAATCCGGATGATGTCGCACGTTTACTTTATGTCGCTGTTTCCCGTGCTTCTAAAGAAGTCGTGATGTGTGGGGAACTTCCTCAACGCTACCTGACAGGTGACTTCAATGAGTACCCCGAATCGGCCTGA
- a CDS encoding DUF2201 family putative metallopeptidase — protein MQTEEANKLLDTAKIHLISRPDSVFITTILFSLRFQWDTSSTLFSTDGKYLWINPEAFIRLTPDQRITLLAKAAYHTALQHVSRMKGKRKKHWYVSCDYATNDILKGTGFVLLDDAIHEPVYADQTSEDIYTIVDMVDERDLPFVHQSIRECEDMDAEDMAMWVEERVQSAFMKAKLMNQGSSIPGCVTTFLNNLRTPKLPWNRILDNVLTELAADDYSYQKPNKRYLDQNFIMPGLYSERLGSLRIYVDISGSITQVEFDQFISEIFHIVKKLQPSVTEVISFDTRLTDKHTVNELRDVVELVFHGGGGTRIGPVLDDIKEEKPEVSIIFTDGCFDIRERPIPREGQIFWIIHDNLHFKADTGKVIHYELLER, from the coding sequence ATGCAGACTGAAGAAGCAAACAAGTTGCTGGATACAGCAAAAATCCATCTGATATCCAGACCGGACAGCGTATTCATTACGACTATTCTGTTCAGTCTGCGCTTTCAGTGGGATACGTCCTCTACGCTGTTCAGTACAGACGGGAAGTACCTCTGGATAAATCCGGAAGCCTTCATCCGTCTGACACCGGACCAGCGCATTACGTTACTGGCTAAAGCGGCATATCACACTGCACTTCAGCACGTGAGCCGTATGAAAGGTAAGCGTAAGAAGCACTGGTATGTGTCATGTGACTACGCGACTAACGATATCCTTAAAGGCACTGGCTTTGTGTTACTGGATGATGCTATCCATGAGCCGGTATACGCCGACCAGACCAGCGAAGATATCTACACCATCGTAGATATGGTGGATGAGCGTGATCTGCCCTTTGTCCATCAGTCCATCCGTGAATGTGAAGACATGGACGCTGAAGACATGGCGATGTGGGTGGAGGAGCGCGTACAGTCTGCGTTCATGAAAGCCAAGCTGATGAATCAGGGTTCCTCTATCCCTGGTTGTGTCACTACATTTCTGAATAACCTCAGAACTCCTAAGCTGCCCTGGAATCGTATTCTGGATAACGTACTGACTGAGTTAGCCGCTGATGATTACTCTTATCAGAAGCCGAATAAGCGGTATCTGGATCAGAACTTCATCATGCCTGGTTTGTACTCTGAACGGCTGGGCTCTTTGCGTATTTACGTGGATATCTCCGGCTCAATCACACAGGTTGAGTTTGACCAGTTTATCTCTGAGATATTCCATATCGTTAAGAAGCTGCAACCCAGTGTTACAGAGGTTATTTCCTTTGATACCCGTCTGACTGATAAGCACACAGTTAACGAACTGCGTGATGTTGTTGAGTTGGTATTCCACGGTGGCGGCGGTACGCGCATTGGTCCCGTACTGGACGACATCAAAGAGGAAAAGCCGGAAGTTTCGATTATCTTCACTGACGGATGTTTCGATATAAGGGAACGTCCTATTCCCCGTGAAGGCCAGATCTTCTGGATAATCCACGACAACCTGCACTTTAAGGCCGATACCGGCAAAGTCATTCACTACGAGTTGCTTGAACGATGA
- a CDS encoding AAA family ATPase, with product MSAVSPKVAKQFIETSIQAGLVPMLHGSPGIGKSDVVKQIAEEYNLQLIDVRLSQCDPTDLNGFPKVTDDIAEYVPLDLFPLEYWTLPKGKSGWLIFLDEINHAPQTVQRAAYKLLLDRMVGKFSLHPDVALVAAGNLETDGALVNRLGTAMQSRLVHIEMTVSANDWIEWAQMNGIDYRITSYLQSRPDSLHTFEPDHSDKTFACPRTWHFASNILQKVKLDSKSVILLGGAISEGVAHEFHQFTRVYDQLPDLVSIVKTPEDAVVPNDPSSLFALSGLIAKHTGPANATALLSFVDRMPKEFQVITIREMGRRYTEISANEKWLEKADELSSYF from the coding sequence ATGAGTGCAGTAAGCCCGAAAGTGGCTAAGCAGTTTATCGAAACAAGTATTCAGGCTGGGTTAGTCCCTATGTTGCACGGAAGCCCTGGCATCGGTAAATCTGATGTAGTTAAGCAGATTGCAGAAGAATACAACCTGCAACTGATTGATGTGCGTCTGAGCCAGTGTGACCCGACTGACCTGAATGGCTTCCCTAAAGTCACTGACGACATTGCTGAGTACGTACCACTGGATTTATTCCCGCTGGAGTACTGGACATTACCTAAAGGTAAAAGCGGCTGGCTTATCTTCTTAGATGAAATTAACCATGCTCCGCAGACAGTCCAACGTGCCGCTTACAAACTGTTGCTGGACCGTATGGTCGGTAAGTTCTCCTTACACCCTGATGTAGCACTGGTTGCCGCCGGTAACCTTGAAACAGACGGTGCACTGGTAAACCGCTTAGGTACTGCCATGCAGTCACGACTGGTACACATCGAAATGACAGTATCCGCGAATGACTGGATTGAGTGGGCACAGATGAACGGTATTGATTACCGTATCACGTCTTACCTGCAATCACGCCCTGACAGCCTGCATACGTTTGAGCCGGACCACTCGGATAAAACCTTCGCGTGTCCTCGTACATGGCACTTTGCCAGCAACATCCTGCAGAAAGTGAAGCTGGATTCAAAGAGCGTCATTCTGTTGGGTGGTGCAATCAGTGAAGGTGTGGCTCATGAGTTCCACCAGTTTACCCGTGTATACGACCAGCTGCCCGATCTGGTGTCTATCGTTAAAACGCCGGAAGACGCTGTTGTACCGAACGACCCGAGTAGCCTGTTCGCACTGTCAGGTTTAATCGCCAAACACACCGGCCCCGCTAACGCTACGGCCTTGCTGTCATTCGTTGACCGTATGCCTAAAGAGTTTCAGGTAATTACTATCCGTGAAATGGGCCGCCGGTACACAGAGATTTCAGCCAATGAAAAGTGGTTGGAAAAGGCTGACGAACTTTCATCTTACTTCTAA
- a CDS encoding deoxynucleotide monophosphate kinase family protein: MRKPLIIGMAGRKGSGKDFGADILQKVLIEQYSKTVDTAAFADHMKRMLETGLDLAPFQLEDHDAKEAEDPRYGVSPRKMMQTLGTEWGRNLICDDLWLRCMDNTISKSKADVIIITDVRFPNEAGFIRSRGGEIVHVFNLQQPDSVDLHQSEQPLPMHGRDFVAVNDMTAEYEVRLRTVLHQIANPVDWKISQRVGVKPMSETRAGTLLDTSA; this comes from the coding sequence ATGAGAAAACCATTAATCATTGGTATGGCTGGCCGTAAAGGTTCAGGCAAAGACTTCGGTGCAGACATTCTGCAGAAGGTACTCATTGAGCAGTACAGCAAAACCGTAGACACCGCTGCATTCGCAGACCATATGAAACGTATGCTGGAAACTGGCTTAGACCTGGCACCTTTCCAATTGGAAGACCATGACGCTAAAGAAGCGGAAGATCCACGCTACGGCGTGTCTCCCCGCAAGATGATGCAGACGTTAGGCACAGAATGGGGCCGTAACCTCATCTGTGACGACTTATGGCTACGTTGTATGGATAACACCATCAGCAAATCAAAGGCCGATGTGATCATCATCACGGACGTTCGCTTCCCTAATGAAGCAGGTTTCATCCGTAGTCGTGGCGGTGAAATAGTCCATGTATTCAATTTACAGCAACCGGACAGCGTTGACCTGCATCAGTCAGAACAACCCCTGCCTATGCATGGCCGTGACTTCGTTGCGGTGAATGACATGACAGCAGAATACGAGGTACGTCTGCGTACCGTTCTCCACCAAATCGCAAACCCTGTGGACTGGAAAATCAGTCAACGGGTAGGTGTCAAACCAATGTCCGAAACACGCGCAGGAACGCTACTAGACACATCCGCATAA
- a CDS encoding Gp49 family protein — protein sequence MPVREVKPKSPTRCEQIEAMMLDMGCKGEYISSRGIISRIESVDYETIVLAGQQMMFCGIRLRGGFVAVSKPSLALDPENFREEIGKKVSFEDAFQSIYELEAYRMLAAKSE from the coding sequence ATGCCTGTACGTGAAGTAAAACCAAAGTCACCGACACGGTGCGAACAAATTGAAGCCATGATGTTAGACATGGGCTGTAAAGGTGAATACATCAGCAGCCGTGGCATCATTTCCCGTATTGAATCCGTTGATTACGAAACGATTGTACTGGCCGGCCAGCAGATGATGTTCTGTGGTATCCGGTTACGTGGTGGTTTCGTTGCAGTCAGTAAGCCAAGTCTGGCACTGGACCCTGAGAACTTCCGTGAAGAAATCGGTAAGAAGGTCTCGTTTGAAGATGCGTTCCAAAGCATCTACGAACTGGAAGCCTACCGCATGCTGGCAGCAAAAAGTGAATAA
- a CDS encoding FeoB-associated Cys-rich membrane protein, which produces MTTTDYILLGVVAILVAALVKIRKDKKSNATVGGNSDKNTAPKSKV; this is translated from the coding sequence ATGACCACTACTGATTACATTTTACTGGGCGTTGTAGCCATACTTGTTGCTGCTTTGGTTAAGATCCGCAAGGACAAAAAAAGCAACGCTACTGTTGGCGGCAACAGCGACAAAAATACTGCACCTAAGTCTAAGGTCTGA